The following proteins are co-located in the Mus caroli chromosome 7, CAROLI_EIJ_v1.1, whole genome shotgun sequence genome:
- the Il11 gene encoding interleukin-11 has protein sequence MRDKFPADGDHNLDSLPTLAMSAGTLGSLQLPGVMTRLRVDLMSYLRHVQWLRRAGGPSLKTLEPELGALQARLERLLRRLQLLMSRLALPQAAPDQPVIPLGPPASAWGNIRAAHAILGGLHLTLDWAVRGLLLLKTRL, from the exons ATG AGAGACAAATTCCCAGCTGATGGAGATCACAATCTGGACTCCCTGCCTACCTTGGCCATGAGCGCTGGGACATTGGGATCTTTGCAG CTTCCTGGTGTGATGACAAGGCTTCGAGTAGACTTGATGTCCTACCTCCGGCATGTACAATGGCTGCGCCGTGCAGGTGGTCCTTCCCTAAAGACTCTGGAGCCAGAGCTGGGTGCCCTGCAAGCCCGACTGGAACGGCTACTCCGTCGATTACAGCTCTTG ATGTCTCGCCTGGCCTTGCCCCAGGCAGCCCCAGACCAACCTGTGATCCCtctgggtcctcctgcctcagcctggggAAACATCCGGGCAGCTCATGCCATCCTAGGAGGGCTGCACCTGACCTTGGACTGGGCCGTGCGGGGCCTGCTGTTGTTAAAGACTCGACTGTGA
- the Tmem238 gene encoding transmembrane protein 238 — MAAASPVCGSQASAVGASTPPAPAPAPAAGLGRCRMALLLAVALDVAGMAALLTGVFAQLQVRGRDFGDLLIYSGALLVFLSLLGWILWYTGNIEISRQELERDYGLRPSAIARLARKLSRRWSAPATASPRTTAGLRSARRANRAPQPSSSGSRRVRLQLATLEAGSGAAGTGSE; from the coding sequence ATGGCGGCAGCGTCACCGGTGTGCGGCTCGCAGGCGTCCGCGGTCGGCGCCTCGACCCCACCCGCGCCCGCACCGGCTCCAGCGGCCGGCCTGGGCCGCTGCCGCATGGCGCTGCTGCTGGCCGTGGCCTTGGACGTGGCGGGCATGGCGGCGCTGCTGACCGGCGTGTTCGCGCAGCTGCAGGTGCGCGGCCGCGACTTCGGGGACCTGCTCATCTACTCTGGGGCGCTGCTGGTGTTCTTGAGCCTGTTGGGCTGGATTCTCTGGTACACCGGCAACATCGAGATCTCGCGCCAGGAGCTGGAGCGCGACTACGGCCTGCGACCCTCGGCGATTGCCCGCCTGGCGCGCAAGCTGTCCCGTCGCTGGTCGGCGCCCGCCACCGCCAGTCCCCGGACCACAGCCGGTCTCCGCTCAGCGCGCAGAGCGAACCGCGCgccccagccctcctcctccgGCTCCCGCCGCGTGCGCCTGCAGCTCGCCACGCTTGAGGCGGGGTCCGGGGCGGCAGGCACCGGCAGCGAGTGA
- the Rpl28 gene encoding 60S ribosomal protein L28 — protein MRCHFKGVVPPLVSLFPSPAAVGRGAAAMSAHLQWMVVRNCSSFLIKRNKQTYSTEPNNLKARNSFRYNGLIHRKTVGVEPAADGKGVVVVMKRRSGQRKPATSYVRTTINKNARATLSSIRHMIRKNKYRPDLRMAAIRRASAILRSQKPVVVKRKRTRPTKSS, from the exons ATGCGTTGCCATTTTAAAGGTGTCGTCCCGCCTCTCGTGTCTCTCTTTCCGTCTCCGGCCGCCGTCGGGAGAGGAG CCGCCGCCATGTCCGCGCATCTGCAGTGGATGGTCGTCCGGAACTGCTCCAGTTTCTTGATCAAGAGGAATAAGCAGACGTACAGCACG GAGCCAAATAATCTGAAGGCCCGAAACTCTTTCCGCTACAACGGGCTAATTCACCGCAAGACCGTCGGAGTGGAGCCGGCGGCCGATGGCAAAGGGGTCGTGGTAGTTATGAAACGCAGATCCG GCCAGCGAAAACCTGCCACTTCTTATGTGAGGACCACCATCAACAAGAATGCTCGGGCTACCCTCAGCAGCATCAGACACATGATCCGAAAGAACAAGTACCGCCCTGACCTTCGTATG GCGGCCATCCGCAGGGCCAGTGCCATCCTTCGAAGCCAGAAGCCTGTGGTGGTGAAGAGGAAACGGACCCGCCCCACCAAGAGCTCCTGA
- the Tmem190 gene encoding transmembrane protein 190, translated as MVGSGISALGLLLLMQGSVDANGIQGFFYPWSCEGDVWDRESCGGQAAIENPNLCLRLRCCYRDGVCYHQRPDENMRRKHMWALGWTCGSLLFLITSICLFWWARRQDMLHLPSFLHRKCSRLSKTLSKDRRSVSKSTTVLQSPGGTEAELAAVVSGEDTGGEE; from the exons ATGGTGGGGTCTGGGATCTCAGCTTTGGGCCTTCTCCTGCTGATGCAGGGCTCAGTAG aTGCGAATGGAATCCAGGGATTTTTCTACCCATGGA GTTGTGAGGGAGATGTGTGGGACCGAGAGAGCTGTGGGGGTCAGGCAGCAATTGAGAACCCCAACCTCTGCCTACGCCTGCGATGCTGCTACCGGGACGGTGTATGCTATCATCAGCGGCCAGATG AAAATATGCGGAGGAAGCATATGTGGGCACTGGGCTGGACCTGTGGCAGCCTACTCTTCCTGATCACCAGTATCTGTCTCTTCTG GTGGGCCAGGCGCCAAGACATGCTGCACCTACCAAGCTTTCTACATAGGAAATGTAGTAGACTGTCAAAGACCCTGTCTAAGGACCGACGATCGGTCAGCAAGTCAACTACCGTTCTCCAATCCCCAGGAGGCACTGAAGCAGAACTTGCAGCTGTAGTTTCCGGGGAGGACACAGGAGGTGAAGAATAG
- the Ube2s gene encoding ubiquitin-conjugating enzyme E2 S: MNSNVENLPPHIIRLVYKEVTTLTADPPDGIKVFPNEEDLTDLQVTIEGPEGTPYAGGLFRMKLLLGKDFPASPPKGYFLTKIFHPNVGPNGEICVNVLKRDWTAELGIRHVLLTIKCLLIHPNPESALNEEAGRLLLENYEEYAARARLLTEIHGGACSTSSGRAEATQDLASGASASSADPMIPGVLGGAEGPMAKKHAGERDKKLAAKKKLDKKRALRRL, translated from the exons ATG AACTCCAATGTAGAGAATCTGCCGCCCCACATCATCCGCCTAGTGTACAAGGAGGTGACAACACTGACGGCAGACCCACCTGATGGCATTAAAGTCTTCCCCAATGAGGAGGATCTCACAGACCTGCAGGTTACCATCGAGGGCCCTG aaGGGACTCCCTATGCTGGAGGTCTGTTCCGGATGAAGCTCCTACTGGGGAAGGacttccctgcctccccacccaaGGGCTACTTCCTGACTAAAATCTTCCACCCAAATGTGGGCCCCAATGGCGAGATCTGTGTCAATGTGCTCAAGAGGGACTGGACGGCTGAATTGGGCATACGACATGTGCTGCTG ACCATCAAGTGCCTGCTGATCCACCCTAACCCAGAGTCTGCACTCAATGAAGAGGCAGGCCGCCTGCTTTTGGAGAATTATGAAGAGTATGCTGCCCGGGCCCGTCTGCTCACAGAAATCCATGGGGGTGCATGCAGCACCAGCAGCGGGAGGGCTGAGGCTACCCAAGACCTGGCCAGTGGGGCTTCAGCCTCCTCTGCTGACCCTATGATCCCAGGGGTCCTAGGGGGAGCTGAGGGTCCCATGGCCAAGAAACATGCAGGTGAGCGAGATAAGAAGCTGGCAGCCAAGAAAAAGTTGGACAAGAAGCGAGCACTGAGGCGACTGTAG